A single genomic interval of Paracoccus contaminans harbors:
- a CDS encoding cation diffusion facilitator family transporter, whose amino-acid sequence MPHDHGPAAHAHGRGHAHGHDQGAGLGDRSLLWAVLVNLALTAAQIVGGLAAGSVALVADGVHNLSDALALVLAYVARRMARRPADERMTFGWGRAEIIAAFLNYLALIGISLWLAVEAVLRLIDPPPVAGRTVVALAALAIVVNGVTTLLTWRMAQGSANVRAAFLHAATDALVSVAVVIGGLLILWLGWRWIDPALTLLISAVIVWHVIRDIGPVWRTMMLGAPPGFDIPGLRAALAGASGVAGIHHLHLWQIDERRISAEMHVVLADGASPRAVRLAVRAVLARHGITHSTIETETMAEGCADPRGSHDGEDHGHDEHDHDHDHAGHSRHAG is encoded by the coding sequence ATGCCCCATGATCATGGCCCCGCCGCCCATGCGCATGGCCGCGGCCATGCGCATGGGCATGACCAAGGGGCAGGGCTGGGCGATCGTTCGCTGCTGTGGGCGGTCCTGGTCAACCTGGCGCTGACGGCTGCGCAGATCGTCGGCGGGCTGGCGGCAGGCTCGGTCGCGCTGGTCGCGGACGGGGTGCATAACCTGTCGGATGCGCTGGCGCTGGTGCTGGCCTATGTCGCGCGGCGCATGGCGCGGCGGCCTGCGGACGAACGCATGACCTTCGGCTGGGGCCGGGCCGAGATCATCGCCGCCTTCCTGAACTACCTGGCGCTGATCGGCATTTCCCTGTGGCTGGCGGTCGAGGCGGTGCTGCGCCTGATCGACCCGCCCCCGGTCGCGGGGCGCACCGTTGTGGCGCTGGCGGCGCTGGCGATCGTCGTCAACGGCGTCACCACGCTGCTGACCTGGCGCATGGCGCAAGGCAGCGCCAATGTCCGCGCGGCCTTCCTGCATGCCGCGACCGATGCGCTGGTGTCGGTGGCTGTGGTCATCGGCGGGCTGCTGATCCTGTGGCTGGGCTGGCGCTGGATCGACCCTGCGCTGACGCTGCTGATCTCGGCGGTGATCGTCTGGCACGTGATCCGCGACATCGGCCCTGTCTGGCGCACGATGATGCTGGGCGCGCCGCCCGGCTTTGACATACCGGGCCTGCGCGCCGCCCTGGCCGGCGCCAGCGGCGTCGCCGGCATTCACCACCTGCATCTGTGGCAGATCGACGAGCGCCGCATTTCTGCCGAAATGCATGTCGTCCTGGCAGATGGCGCAAGCCCCCGCGCCGTCCGCCTCGCGGTGCGCGCGGTGCTGGCCCGGCACGGCATCACCCATTCCACCATCGAGACGGAAACCATGGCCGAGGGCTGCGCCGACCCCCGCGGCAGCCATGACGGCGAGGATCATGGCCATGACGAGCACGATCACGACCACGACCACGCCGGGCACAGCCGTCACGCGGGCTGA
- the trmB gene encoding tRNA (guanine(46)-N(7))-methyltransferase TrmB yields the protein MSDFDPTPAHRNFYGRRHGKTLRQSQKGYLAEDLGTLRPRGITVQDNPGRSPIDPAAIFGDDRPLWLEIGFGGGEHMVAMAARYPQAGIIGCEPFINGVAMLLGKIRAAGVTNVSVHPGDARDLMDVLPDGAIARAFLNYPDPWPKARHHRRRFVTPEHLLPLHRVMAPGAEFRVATDIPDYMRQTLEEVPRAGFALLAEGPEPWDDWHSTRYEQKALRAGRVPHYATFRR from the coding sequence ATGAGCGATTTCGACCCCACCCCCGCGCACCGCAACTTCTACGGCCGCCGCCATGGCAAGACCCTGCGTCAAAGCCAGAAGGGTTATCTGGCCGAGGATCTGGGCACCCTGCGCCCGCGCGGCATCACCGTTCAGGACAATCCCGGCCGCAGCCCGATCGACCCGGCCGCGATCTTTGGCGACGACCGGCCCTTGTGGCTGGAAATCGGTTTCGGCGGGGGCGAGCACATGGTGGCGATGGCCGCCCGTTATCCCCAGGCCGGCATCATCGGTTGCGAGCCGTTCATCAACGGCGTCGCCATGCTGCTGGGAAAGATCAGGGCGGCGGGTGTCACCAATGTCAGCGTCCATCCGGGCGATGCGCGCGACCTGATGGACGTGCTGCCGGACGGCGCGATCGCGCGGGCCTTCCTGAACTATCCCGATCCCTGGCCCAAGGCGCGCCACCATCGCCGCCGCTTTGTCACGCCCGAACACCTGCTACCGCTGCACCGCGTCATGGCGCCGGGGGCCGAGTTCCGCGTTGCCACCGACATCCCCGATTACATGCGCCAAACGCTCGAGGAGGTGCCGCGCGCCGGCTTTGCCCTGCTGGCCGAGGGGCCGGAGCCTTGGGACGACTGGCATTCCACCCGCTATGAACAAAAGGCGCTGCGGGCGGGCAGGGTGCCCCATTACGCGACCTTTCGCCGATAG
- the aroA gene encoding 3-phosphoshikimate 1-carboxyvinyltransferase produces the protein MSHPADPSPLTARRCGPLTGEAQVPGDKSVSHRALILGALAVGETRITGLLEGQDVLDTAKAMQAFGAEVRRLGAGEWAVHGVGVGGFAEPQGVIDCGNSGTGVRLIMGAMATTPITATFTGDASLSRRPMGRVTDPLAEFGARITSRAGGLLPVTIEGAEDAVPLHYRTPVASAQVKSAVLLAGLNAPGETVVIEPRPTRDHTERMLAGFGAEITTADTPEGSVITLKGRPELRAQAVAVPRDPSSAAFPVVAALIVPGSQITVPGVSRNPTRDGLYVTLAEMGADLAWSNARIEGGEPVADLTVRHSTLRGVSVPAERAASMIDEFPILSVAAALAQGETVMNGIAELRVKESDRIAAMVAGLRANGVEVSDTPDSMTVCGGPVPGGARVQTHLDHRIAMSFLVLGLVAEAPISVDDAGPIATSFPDFLPLMRGLGAAIS, from the coding sequence ATGTCCCACCCCGCCGATCCCAGCCCGCTGACCGCCCGCCGCTGCGGCCCCCTGACCGGCGAGGCGCAGGTGCCGGGCGACAAGTCTGTCAGCCACCGCGCGCTGATCCTTGGCGCGCTGGCGGTGGGCGAGACTCGGATCACGGGCCTTCTGGAAGGCCAGGATGTGCTGGACACGGCCAAGGCCATGCAGGCCTTCGGGGCCGAGGTCCGGCGCCTGGGCGCGGGGGAATGGGCCGTGCATGGCGTGGGCGTCGGCGGCTTTGCCGAACCCCAGGGGGTGATCGACTGCGGCAATTCGGGCACCGGCGTGCGGCTCATCATGGGGGCGATGGCCACGACGCCGATCACCGCCACCTTCACCGGGGATGCCAGCCTCTCGCGCCGCCCCATGGGCCGGGTGACGGACCCGCTGGCGGAATTCGGCGCGCGGATCACCAGCCGGGCGGGCGGGCTGCTGCCCGTCACCATCGAAGGGGCCGAGGATGCGGTCCCGCTGCACTATCGCACGCCTGTCGCCAGTGCCCAGGTCAAGTCCGCCGTGCTCCTGGCCGGGCTGAACGCGCCGGGCGAAACCGTGGTGATCGAGCCGCGGCCCACCCGCGATCACACCGAACGGATGCTGGCCGGGTTCGGGGCCGAGATCACGACCGCCGACACCCCCGAGGGCAGCGTCATCACCCTCAAGGGCCGTCCCGAGCTGCGGGCGCAGGCCGTCGCGGTGCCGCGCGATCCGTCCTCGGCGGCCTTTCCGGTGGTCGCGGCCCTGATCGTTCCCGGATCGCAGATCACCGTGCCGGGCGTCAGCCGCAACCCGACGCGGGACGGGCTGTATGTCACCCTGGCCGAGATGGGCGCCGATCTGGCCTGGAGCAATGCGCGCATCGAGGGCGGCGAGCCGGTTGCCGACCTGACCGTGCGCCATTCCACCTTGCGGGGCGTCAGCGTGCCGGCCGAACGCGCCGCCAGCATGATCGACGAGTTCCCGATCCTGTCGGTCGCCGCTGCCCTGGCGCAGGGCGAGACGGTGATGAACGGCATCGCCGAACTGCGCGTCAAGGAAAGCGACCGGATCGCCGCGATGGTGGCGGGGCTGCGCGCCAACGGTGTCGAGGTCAGCGATACCCCCGACAGCATGACCGTGTGCGGCGGGCCCGTGCCGGGCGGCGCGCGGGTGCAAACGCATCTCGACCACCGCATCGCGATGAGCTTTCTGGTGCTGGGTCTGGTAGCAGAGGCGCCGATCAGCGTCGATGACGCGGGGCCGATCGCGACCTCGTTTCCCGATTTCCTGCCGCTGATGCGCGGGCTGGGGGCGGCGATCAGCTAG
- a CDS encoding propionyl-CoA synthetase, giving the protein MTYQDIYAAWKSDPEAFWMQAAGEIDWFRAPTKALFDDRAPFYEWFSDGLVNACWNAVDRHVEAGRGEQLAIIHDSPITHSYRGITYRELQARVASLAGALRARGVEKGDRVIIYMPMVPEALEAMLACSRLGAIHSVVFGGFAAPELAVRIDDCAPRAIIAASCGLEPGRVVHYKPLLDAAIDAAAHKPDFCVIFQREQEVAKLIEGRDFAWHTFQYGVEPAECVPVEGNHPHYVLYTSGTTGQPKGVVRHTGGHLVALNWSMKNIYGIDAGEVFWAASDVGWVVGHSYICYGPLLRGATTIVFEGKPVGTPDPGIFGRIIQNHRVKTFFTAPTAIRAVKREDPDCEYIRDYSLKSLKAVFLAGERADPDTVQWVEGHLKVPVIDHWWQTETGWPIAANPFGIETLPVKHGSPSVPMPGYDVQVLDEAGHPLPRGTLGAVAIRLPLPPGTLPTLWNADERFRRAYLTTFPGYYETGDAGMLDEDGYLYIMARTDDVINVAGHRLSTGAMEEVLSAHPAVAECAVIGVADSLKGQTPLGLLVLKKGMEDQAGQVRKDVVRLVRERIGPVAAFKEAIVVDRLPKTRSGKILRATMVRIAGGEDFKMPATIEDPAVLDEIRQALQAVGHPQP; this is encoded by the coding sequence ATGACCTATCAGGATATCTATGCCGCGTGGAAAAGCGATCCCGAGGCTTTCTGGATGCAGGCCGCAGGCGAGATCGACTGGTTTCGCGCGCCCACCAAGGCGCTGTTCGACGACAGGGCGCCCTTTTACGAATGGTTTTCCGACGGGCTGGTGAATGCCTGCTGGAACGCGGTCGATCGCCATGTCGAGGCCGGCCGGGGCGAGCAGCTGGCGATCATCCATGACAGCCCCATCACCCATTCCTATCGCGGCATCACCTATCGCGAGTTGCAGGCACGGGTAGCCTCGCTGGCGGGGGCGCTGCGGGCGAGGGGCGTCGAAAAGGGCGACCGCGTCATCATCTACATGCCGATGGTGCCCGAGGCGCTTGAGGCGATGCTGGCCTGTTCGCGGCTGGGTGCCATCCACTCGGTCGTGTTCGGCGGCTTTGCCGCGCCCGAGCTTGCCGTGCGCATCGACGACTGCGCGCCCAGGGCGATCATCGCCGCCTCCTGCGGGCTCGAACCCGGGCGCGTGGTGCATTACAAGCCGCTGCTGGACGCGGCGATCGACGCCGCCGCCCACAAGCCCGATTTCTGCGTGATCTTCCAGCGCGAGCAGGAGGTCGCCAAGCTGATCGAGGGGCGCGACTTTGCCTGGCACACCTTCCAGTATGGGGTCGAGCCGGCCGAATGCGTCCCGGTCGAGGGCAACCACCCCCATTACGTCCTTTACACATCCGGCACGACCGGCCAGCCCAAGGGCGTGGTGCGCCACACCGGCGGCCATCTGGTGGCGCTGAACTGGTCGATGAAGAACATCTACGGCATCGACGCGGGCGAGGTGTTCTGGGCCGCATCCGACGTGGGCTGGGTCGTGGGGCACAGCTACATCTGCTATGGCCCGCTGCTGCGCGGCGCGACGACGATCGTGTTCGAGGGCAAGCCCGTGGGCACCCCCGACCCCGGCATCTTCGGCCGCATCATCCAGAACCACAGGGTCAAGACCTTCTTTACCGCCCCCACCGCCATCCGCGCCGTCAAGCGCGAGGACCCGGACTGCGAATACATCAGGGATTACAGCCTCAAATCGCTCAAGGCCGTGTTCCTGGCGGGCGAGCGGGCCGATCCAGACACGGTGCAATGGGTCGAAGGGCACCTGAAGGTGCCGGTGATCGACCACTGGTGGCAGACGGAAACCGGCTGGCCCATAGCCGCCAACCCCTTCGGGATCGAGACGCTGCCGGTCAAGCACGGCAGCCCCTCGGTGCCGATGCCGGGCTATGACGTGCAGGTGCTGGACGAGGCCGGCCACCCCCTGCCCCGCGGCACGCTGGGCGCGGTTGCGATCCGCCTGCCCCTGCCGCCCGGCACGCTGCCGACGCTGTGGAATGCGGATGAGCGGTTCCGCAGGGCCTATCTGACCACCTTCCCCGGCTATTACGAAACGGGCGATGCGGGGATGCTGGACGAGGACGGCTATCTCTACATCATGGCGCGCACCGATGACGTGATCAATGTCGCGGGCCACCGCCTGTCCACCGGCGCGATGGAGGAGGTTCTGTCCGCCCATCCGGCGGTGGCTGAATGCGCGGTGATCGGCGTTGCCGACAGCCTCAAGGGCCAGACGCCGCTGGGGCTGCTGGTTCTCAAGAAGGGGATGGAGGATCAGGCCGGGCAGGTCCGCAAGGACGTGGTGCGCCTGGTGCGCGAGCGGATCGGCCCGGTCGCTGCCTTCAAGGAGGCCATCGTGGTGGACCGCCTGCCCAAGACGCGCTCGGGCAAGATCCTGCGCGCGACGATGGTCAGGATCGCGGGGGGCGAGGATTTCAAGATGCCGGCCACCATCGAGGATCCGGCCGTCCTTGACGAGATCCGCCAGGCGCTGCAGGCCGTGGGCCATCCGCAACCCTGA
- a CDS encoding NADP-dependent malic enzyme, with translation MEERRQDTTRQDATRHPALNYHEFPRPGKLEIRATKPLANGRDLSLAYSPGVAEACLEIKADPVNAARYTARGNLVAVVSNGTAVLGLGNIGAAASKPVMEGKAVLFKKFANIDCFDIEVNEPDPERLADIVCALEPTFGAINLEDIKAPDCFVVEKLCRERMNIPVFHDDQHGTAIVVGAAATNALRVTGRRFEDIRVVSTGGGAAGIACLNMLLKLGVRRENVWLCDIHGLVYQGRTEDMTPQKAAYAQASDLRTLDDVIDGADLFLGLSGPGVLKAAMVARMAPRPIVFALANPTPEILPEEVRTVAPDAIIATGRSDYPNQVNNVLCFPFIFRGALDVGATEINDAMQIACIEGIAALARATTSAEAAAAYQGERLTFGPDYLIPKPFDPRLIGVVASAVARAATESGVATRPLEDINAYKAHLDGSVFRSALIMRPVFEAAATVSRRIVFAEGEDERVLRAANAILEETTDVPILIGRPDVIARRAERAGLPIRPEVDFEIVNPQRDERYRDYWETYHGLMARRGVTPDIARAIMRTNTTAIGGIMVHRDEADSLICGTFGQYSWHLNYVREILGRGGLHPVGALSMMIQDEGALFVADTQVHHDPSPEQLYETVVGCARHVRRFGLAPRIALCSHSQFGNLDTPSGRKMREAMDLLTEREVDFIFDGEMHVDAALDPDVRARLLPSSRLGDEPANVLVFANTDAASAVRNVLKTRGGALEVGPILMGMGNKAHIVTPSITARGLLNISALAGTPVAQYG, from the coding sequence ATGGAAGAGCGGCGGCAGGACACGACACGGCAGGACGCGACCCGGCATCCTGCCCTGAACTATCACGAATTTCCGCGCCCCGGTAAGCTGGAGATCCGCGCCACCAAGCCCCTGGCCAATGGCCGCGACCTGAGCCTTGCCTATTCGCCCGGCGTTGCCGAGGCCTGCCTGGAAATCAAGGCCGATCCGGTCAATGCCGCGCGCTATACCGCCCGCGGCAATCTTGTCGCGGTCGTCTCCAACGGCACCGCGGTGCTGGGCCTGGGCAATATCGGCGCCGCCGCATCCAAGCCGGTGATGGAAGGCAAGGCGGTCCTGTTCAAGAAATTCGCCAATATCGACTGCTTCGACATCGAGGTGAACGAACCCGATCCCGAGCGCCTGGCCGACATCGTCTGCGCGCTCGAGCCGACCTTCGGCGCCATCAACCTTGAAGACATCAAGGCGCCCGACTGCTTCGTCGTGGAAAAGCTGTGCCGCGAGCGCATGAACATCCCCGTCTTTCACGACGATCAGCACGGCACCGCGATCGTCGTGGGGGCGGCCGCGACCAACGCCCTGCGCGTCACCGGCCGGCGCTTCGAGGATATCCGGGTCGTCTCGACCGGCGGGGGCGCGGCGGGGATCGCCTGTCTCAACATGCTGCTGAAACTGGGCGTGCGGCGCGAGAATGTCTGGCTGTGCGATATCCACGGCCTTGTCTATCAAGGCCGGACCGAGGACATGACCCCGCAGAAGGCCGCCTATGCGCAGGCGAGCGATCTGCGCACTCTGGATGACGTGATCGACGGCGCCGACCTGTTTTTGGGCCTGTCGGGACCGGGCGTGCTGAAGGCGGCGATGGTGGCCCGCATGGCGCCGCGCCCGATCGTGTTCGCGCTGGCCAACCCGACGCCCGAGATCCTGCCCGAGGAGGTGCGCACCGTCGCGCCCGATGCCATCATCGCCACGGGCCGCAGCGATTACCCCAACCAGGTCAACAACGTCCTGTGCTTTCCCTTCATCTTTCGCGGCGCGCTGGACGTGGGCGCGACGGAGATCAACGACGCCATGCAGATCGCCTGCATCGAGGGGATCGCGGCGCTGGCCCGCGCCACCACCTCGGCCGAGGCGGCGGCGGCCTATCAGGGCGAGCGGCTGACCTTCGGCCCGGACTATCTGATCCCCAAGCCCTTCGATCCGCGCCTGATCGGCGTTGTGGCCAGCGCCGTCGCCCGCGCCGCGACGGAATCGGGGGTCGCGACGCGGCCGCTCGAGGATATCAACGCCTACAAGGCCCATCTGGACGGGTCGGTGTTCCGCTCGGCGCTCATCATGCGGCCGGTCTTCGAGGCGGCCGCCACCGTCAGCCGCCGCATCGTCTTTGCCGAGGGCGAGGACGAGCGGGTGCTGCGCGCGGCCAATGCCATACTCGAGGAAACGACGGATGTGCCGATCCTCATCGGCCGCCCCGACGTGATCGCCCGCCGGGCCGAACGCGCCGGCCTGCCCATCCGGCCCGAGGTCGATTTCGAGATCGTCAACCCGCAGCGCGACGAACGCTATCGCGATTACTGGGAAACCTATCACGGGCTGATGGCGCGCCGGGGCGTGACCCCCGACATCGCCCGCGCCATCATGCGCACCAACACCACCGCCATCGGCGGCATCATGGTTCACCGCGACGAGGCCGACAGCCTGATCTGCGGCACCTTCGGGCAGTATTCCTGGCACCTGAACTATGTGCGCGAGATCCTGGGCCGGGGCGGGCTGCATCCGGTCGGGGCGCTGTCGATGATGATCCAGGACGAGGGCGCGCTGTTCGTGGCCGATACCCAGGTCCACCATGACCCCAGCCCCGAACAGCTTTACGAAACCGTGGTGGGCTGCGCGCGCCATGTGCGCCGTTTCGGCCTTGCCCCGCGCATCGCCCTGTGCAGCCATTCGCAGTTCGGCAATCTCGACACGCCGTCGGGCCGCAAGATGCGCGAGGCGATGGACCTTCTGACCGAACGCGAAGTGGATTTCATCTTCGACGGCGAGATGCATGTCGACGCGGCGCTCGACCCCGACGTGCGGGCGCGGCTGCTGCCATCGTCGCGGCTGGGGGACGAGCCGGCGAACGTGCTGGTCTTTGCCAATACCGACGCGGCATCGGCGGTGCGGAACGTGCTCAAGACACGCGGGGGCGCGCTCGAGGTCGGGCCGATCCTGATGGGGATGGGCAACAAGGCCCATATCGTCACGCCCTCGATCACCGCGCGGGGGCTGCTGAACATCAGCGCGCTGGCGGGAACGCCGGTCGCGCAATATGGCTGA
- a CDS encoding cytidine deaminase has protein sequence MSLIDAARAVRQNAHAPYSGFKVGAALRGRSGRIYAGCNVENVAYPEGTCAEAGAIAAMIAGGDTEITEVCVIAGDGAPTPPCGGCRQKLAEFAAPETPVLLASVGGARLQTTVGALLPGRFAAAHMGGA, from the coding sequence TTGTCCCTGATCGATGCCGCGCGCGCCGTGCGGCAGAACGCCCATGCGCCTTATTCGGGCTTCAAGGTCGGGGCGGCGCTGCGCGGGCGTTCGGGGCGCATCTATGCCGGCTGCAATGTCGAGAATGTCGCCTACCCCGAAGGCACCTGCGCCGAGGCAGGCGCCATCGCCGCGATGATCGCGGGGGGCGATACCGAAATCACCGAGGTCTGCGTGATCGCCGGCGACGGCGCGCCGACCCCGCCCTGCGGCGGCTGCCGGCAGAAACTGGCCGAGTTCGCCGCGCCCGAAACGCCCGTCCTGCTGGCCTCAGTGGGGGGCGCGCGGCTGCAGACGACGGTGGGCGCGCTGCTGCCCGGCCGCTTTGCCGCCGCCCATATGGGCGGGGCGTGA
- a CDS encoding adenosine deaminase family protein translates to MSLEGAAPPAFLRDLAARRRADGAAIFDKTGHYRRPGAGGLPALHDAVAAIMGGPEDHARLLRIVLETCAEQGVLYAELSVSPELCGAGDLAAWREHVAAWTETAAAMRAQGIDSRGIVTALAHHGQARARAAARCAAETAGAGGAGWIAGFGLAGVGGGAGRGITSGARDFAWAFDCACEAGLGLTCRAAEESGAQAVRDALALGIRRIGPGLRATEDGALVRALAEAGVTLELCPGADIAQGLCPGWAAHPIARLADGGCRVTVSAEAPAFLGTAPDGEYDRLADAFGWGEAEFARMSHWALDGAFCDRASAARLRAGLPPLSGRAD, encoded by the coding sequence CTGAGCCTCGAAGGCGCGGCCCCGCCAGCCTTCCTGCGCGATCTTGCCGCGCGCCGGCGCGCGGATGGCGCGGCCATTTTTGACAAGACGGGGCATTACCGCCGCCCCGGCGCCGGCGGCCTTCCGGCCCTGCATGATGCTGTCGCCGCGATCATGGGCGGCCCCGAGGATCATGCCCGGCTGCTGCGGATCGTGCTGGAAACCTGCGCCGAGCAGGGGGTGCTGTATGCCGAGCTGTCGGTCAGCCCCGAATTGTGCGGGGCCGGCGATCTGGCCGCATGGCGCGAACATGTCGCCGCCTGGACCGAAACCGCCGCCGCGATGAGGGCGCAGGGCATCGACAGCCGCGGCATCGTCACCGCCCTTGCCCATCACGGGCAGGCCCGCGCCCGCGCCGCCGCGCGCTGCGCCGCCGAAACCGCGGGTGCCGGAGGCGCGGGCTGGATCGCGGGCTTCGGCCTTGCCGGGGTAGGGGGCGGGGCAGGGCGCGGGATCACAAGCGGGGCGCGCGATTTCGCCTGGGCCTTTGACTGCGCCTGCGAGGCGGGGCTGGGCCTGACATGCCGCGCCGCCGAGGAAAGCGGGGCGCAAGCCGTCCGCGATGCGCTCGCGCTTGGCATCCGCCGCATCGGCCCCGGCCTTCGCGCCACAGAGGACGGCGCGCTGGTGCGCGCGCTGGCCGAGGCGGGGGTGACGCTTGAGCTGTGTCCGGGAGCGGACATCGCCCAGGGGCTTTGTCCCGGCTGGGCCGCGCATCCCATCGCGCGGCTGGCGGATGGGGGATGCCGCGTGACCGTTTCGGCCGAGGCGCCCGCCTTTCTGGGCACCGCGCCGGACGGGGAATATGACCGCCTCGCCGATGCCTTCGGCTGGGGCGAGGCGGAATTCGCGCGCATGAGCCACTGGGCGCTGGATGGCGCTTTCTGCGACCGCGCCAGCGCCGCGCGCCTGCGCGCCGGCTTGCCGCCGTTGTCGGGCCGGGCGGACTGA
- the upp gene encoding uracil phosphoribosyltransferase, whose amino-acid sequence MTPAPSSPPQQTAPFTPPHLTIVDHPLVQHKLTLMRERDTSTAVFRQLLREISVLLAYEVTRELELTRITIQTPICEMQAPVLEGKKLALISILRAGNGLLDGILELIPAARVGFLGLYRDPETLQPVQYYAKVPSELDARMVIVVDPMLATGNSSAAAVQLLKDKGARNIRFLCLLAAPEGVARMREAHPDVPIVTAALDERLDAHGYIVPGLGDAGDRMFGTR is encoded by the coding sequence ATGACCCCCGCCCCATCCAGCCCGCCCCAACAGACGGCCCCGTTCACGCCGCCGCACCTGACCATCGTCGATCACCCCCTGGTCCAGCACAAGCTGACCCTGATGCGCGAGCGCGACACCTCGACGGCCGTGTTCCGCCAGCTGCTGCGCGAGATCAGCGTTCTTCTGGCCTATGAGGTCACGCGCGAGCTCGAGCTGACGCGCATTACCATCCAGACCCCGATCTGCGAAATGCAGGCCCCGGTGCTCGAGGGCAAGAAGCTGGCGCTGATCTCGATCCTGCGGGCGGGGAATGGCCTGCTTGACGGGATACTGGAGCTGATCCCGGCGGCGCGGGTCGGCTTTCTGGGCCTTTACCGCGATCCCGAAACGCTTCAGCCGGTGCAGTATTACGCCAAGGTGCCCAGCGAGCTGGATGCCCGCATGGTGATCGTGGTCGATCCGATGCTGGCCACCGGCAATTCGTCGGCGGCAGCGGTGCAGCTCCTCAAGGACAAGGGGGCGCGGAATATCCGCTTTCTGTGCCTGCTGGCCGCGCCCGAGGGGGTCGCGCGCATGCGCGAGGCCCATCCCGACGTGCCGATCGTGACGGCGGCGCTGGACGAACGGCTCGACGCGCATGGCTATATCGTCCCCGGCCTCGGCGATGCGGGGGATCGGATGTTCGGCACCCGCTAG
- a CDS encoding SPOR domain-containing protein: protein MRITGLTAILPGVVGAALLAALVLPAHASGAAAAAAATKAEEAAPPPPALVPPAPERTLDVPAEELAARPPAEPPPADFAGAQFIDAAGCVFVRTPEGWLARIARDGSAICGYPPTLSARRSAPDRVQPLFPDRQEPRARMIERVLSETIMPSLQTGELADGAHAAGRAGGQAMGHGGGDRLMASDAVDPPRPPLQGPAQPAGDPLGFAAVRAQAPVPAQPPVDRSGRLCRLIGAQAQPRPGIGGSSALGFCGAAGPDLRPRLASAEAGGLPARMGAAAHPGAPRKSAKAAAASGSRRGGAGAAAAQAQGRSTGAAPRRAAAAAAPRGAAGTQGTARKAGDAAALIPPGARYVQVGAFKDAGDAGRTAQRLAGMGLPVLRARQGGSHVLMIGPLPGREAIVRMIDRLRRAGYRNAHAR, encoded by the coding sequence ATGAGGATCACGGGATTGACGGCGATCCTGCCGGGGGTCGTCGGCGCGGCCCTGCTGGCCGCGCTGGTGCTGCCCGCCCATGCCTCGGGCGCGGCAGCGGCAGCGGCAGCGACGAAGGCAGAGGAAGCCGCCCCGCCGCCCCCCGCGCTGGTTCCCCCGGCGCCCGAACGGACGCTTGATGTGCCGGCGGAGGAGCTTGCCGCCCGCCCGCCGGCCGAGCCGCCGCCCGCCGATTTCGCGGGCGCACAATTCATTGATGCGGCCGGCTGCGTCTTTGTCCGCACGCCCGAAGGATGGCTCGCGCGTATTGCGCGGGACGGATCGGCGATCTGCGGCTATCCCCCCACCCTGTCGGCGCGCCGCTCGGCGCCCGACAGGGTGCAGCCGCTGTTCCCCGACCGGCAGGAGCCGCGCGCCCGGATGATCGAACGGGTGCTGAGCGAAACCATCATGCCCAGCCTGCAGACCGGCGAACTGGCGGATGGGGCGCATGCGGCGGGCCGGGCAGGGGGCCAGGCAATGGGCCATGGGGGGGGCGATCGCCTCATGGCGTCGGATGCGGTCGATCCGCCCCGCCCGCCCTTGCAGGGGCCTGCGCAACCGGCGGGCGATCCGCTGGGCTTTGCGGCGGTCCGGGCGCAGGCGCCTGTTCCGGCACAGCCCCCCGTTGACCGCAGCGGCCGCCTGTGCCGGCTGATCGGCGCGCAGGCGCAGCCGCGCCCCGGCATAGGGGGCAGCAGCGCGCTGGGCTTTTGCGGCGCGGCGGGGCCTGACCTGCGCCCCCGCCTGGCAAGCGCCGAGGCAGGCGGCCTGCCGGCGCGCATGGGGGCGGCGGCCCATCCCGGCGCGCCGCGCAAGTCGGCCAAGGCTGCGGCGGCTTCCGGTTCCAGACGCGGGGGGGCAGGCGCCGCCGCGGCCCAGGCCCAGGGCCGCAGCACAGGCGCGGCGCCCCGCCGTGCCGCAGCCGCCGCGGCCCCCCGCGGCGCTGCCGGCACGCAGGGCACCGCTCGCAAGGCGGGGGATGCGGCGGCGCTGATCCCGCCGGGGGCGCGCTATGTCCAGGTCGGCGCCTTCAAGGATGCGGGCGATGCCGGACGGACGGCGCAACGGCTGGCCGGGATGGGTCTGCCCGTCCTGCGCGCCCGGCAGGGCGGCAGCCATGTCCTCATGATCGGCCCGCTGCCGGGGCGCGAGGCGATCGTGCGCATGATCGACCGCCTGCGCCGCGCCGGCTATCGGAATGCCCATGCGCGCTAG